In Paenibacillus sonchi, a single genomic region encodes these proteins:
- a CDS encoding methyl-accepting chemotaxis protein has translation MITTMKHSAYSKVYTYQGTSLKTGYGPIYQDHDPTKPIIALMAINFDGPLIQERTMDIIVQPFIIGGSILIVAILAAYLMIRRMVSPLTKLSASVNTIARGDLTHEPLLFNSKDEIGTLARDFNDMTLNLRDIITQVNDTSMLVASSSQELSASAQETNRAGEHSANVTIELAEGAGTQLKDLEGSYQAVQDMSRFITEIAGNADSAKDTAANNAQKARLGRQSLDSTTSQIGIVSESIHDLSDIIATLGSHSKEIENIVGTISSIAEETNLLALNAAIEAARAGEEGRGFAVVAGSVRKLAERSAASAGQIGELVSLIISQMDNAGETMKRSTEEMEQGKELILSAGRSFSEIETSVSDMSSQSQQISETVRELGLIAGGLVESIQKIVTVSNYTAEGAMTLSATSQEQLAAMEEVQSSAGFLSSLAEKLQVLVERFKV, from the coding sequence ATGATTACTACCATGAAGCATTCCGCATACTCCAAAGTTTATACATATCAAGGAACCTCGCTCAAAACCGGGTATGGCCCCATTTATCAGGATCATGATCCCACCAAACCTATTATTGCCCTGATGGCTATCAATTTTGACGGACCCTTAATTCAAGAACGGACGATGGATATTATTGTTCAGCCTTTCATCATCGGCGGCTCCATTCTGATCGTAGCCATACTCGCCGCCTACCTGATGATCCGCCGTATGGTAAGCCCGCTCACCAAGCTGTCCGCCTCGGTAAACACTATTGCGAGAGGCGACCTTACCCATGAACCGCTGCTCTTCAACAGCAAAGATGAAATCGGGACACTGGCCCGCGACTTCAATGACATGACCCTGAATCTGCGCGACATTATCACCCAGGTGAATGACACCTCCATGCTGGTCGCCTCTTCCTCCCAAGAGCTGTCTGCAAGTGCCCAGGAGACGAACCGTGCCGGAGAGCATAGCGCGAATGTTACCATTGAGCTGGCTGAGGGTGCGGGTACCCAGCTGAAGGACCTGGAAGGAAGCTATCAGGCTGTGCAGGACATGTCCCGCTTCATTACCGAGATTGCCGGGAATGCCGACAGCGCGAAGGATACCGCTGCAAATAACGCCCAAAAGGCCCGCCTCGGCCGGCAATCGCTGGACTCTACGACCTCCCAGATCGGGATTGTGAGCGAAAGCATCCATGACCTTTCGGACATTATCGCTACGCTGGGCAGCCACTCCAAAGAGATTGAGAACATCGTAGGTACGATTTCCAGCATCGCTGAAGAAACCAATCTGCTGGCCTTGAATGCGGCGATAGAAGCTGCACGTGCCGGAGAAGAGGGCCGGGGCTTCGCCGTCGTTGCCGGCTCTGTCCGCAAACTTGCCGAGCGTTCAGCCGCATCAGCCGGCCAGATTGGCGAGCTGGTCAGCCTGATCATCAGTCAGATGGACAACGCCGGTGAAACCATGAAACGTTCAACGGAAGAGATGGAGCAGGGCAAGGAGCTGATCCTGTCCGCCGGACGCTCCTTCTCCGAGATCGAAACCTCCGTCTCCGACATGTCTTCACAGAGCCAGCAGATCTCCGAGACCGTCCGTGAACTGGGCCTGATAGCAGGCGGACTTGTGGAGTCGATTCAGAAAATCGTCACTGTGTCCAATTATACGGCAGAAGGCGCCATGACCCTCTCTGCCACTTCCCAGGAGCAGCTGGCAGCGATGGAAGAAGTACAATCCTCAGCGGGGTTCCTCTCATCTCTGGCAGAGAAGCTGCAGGTTCTGGTCGAGAGGTTCAAGGTGTAG
- a CDS encoding EAL domain-containing protein, protein MDQMGIHYNLWIVLLSFALAATAAYSALNLILQVFHSAGRVRRLWLLSSACVLGSGIWAMHFVGVMASYLPFKVSYHPGIAGCSLLISMCACYLSLWVATISPLRTGRLLLSGLILGSGISMMHYMGMYSMKLQAEIHYETLTQGLSVVVACVASYAAVFLFHKFKDYAGFSRWKLYSAVFIGLAVTGMHYISLRASILEVDNWTGTRPLLMESDVVLLTGVSLVTLFMLAVSCGAVFLDRHVLERMAYHDPLTELPNRHGLERYFKGEFFGGHSGAVFFVDLDRFKSINDTLGHDIGDMLLQEVAGRLRCVISAKGKVFRLGGDEFLIALPVCTMEDAREEAQHILRELKKAYSIEGNELYVTASVGISMTPLHGTDRSALMKAADTALYTSKDSGKNKFSVFDQEMNRHQLRRMSLEKDLRKALARSEFMVVYQPKWDSLMNVTVGLEALLRWRHPEHGIISPAEFIPIAEETGLIVPITYWMLHDVCGQNKLWHKACVANVAVSINMSARMFEGGSLYDVVEEALVRSGLEPHFLELEITESIAMNNMEETVAQLSKLRNLGVRVSLDDFGTGFSSLGNLDEIPVNTLKIDQVFIRKSKMHSKKAIISNIIAIASNLNMEVVAEGVETPEQIELLQSLGCRVMQGFYYGRPMPVSELGQWFIENTA, encoded by the coding sequence ATGGATCAAATGGGAATCCACTATAACCTATGGATTGTTTTACTGTCTTTTGCGCTTGCTGCCACCGCAGCTTATTCAGCGCTTAATTTAATTTTACAGGTTTTCCATTCTGCTGGAAGGGTAAGACGCTTATGGCTGTTGTCCAGCGCCTGTGTGCTGGGCAGCGGAATATGGGCTATGCACTTCGTGGGAGTTATGGCGAGCTATCTGCCTTTTAAGGTAAGCTATCATCCGGGAATAGCCGGTTGCTCACTGCTGATCAGCATGTGTGCGTGTTATCTATCGTTATGGGTCGCTACAATATCTCCCCTGAGAACAGGGCGTCTGCTGCTCAGCGGCCTGATTCTCGGCAGCGGGATTTCCATGATGCATTATATGGGCATGTACTCCATGAAGCTGCAGGCGGAGATTCATTATGAGACGCTGACCCAGGGGCTGTCCGTTGTCGTCGCTTGTGTGGCTTCGTATGCCGCCGTATTTCTTTTTCACAAATTCAAGGACTATGCCGGTTTCAGCCGCTGGAAGCTGTACTCCGCGGTGTTCATTGGGCTTGCAGTTACCGGAATGCACTATATCAGCCTGCGGGCCAGCATTTTGGAGGTTGACAACTGGACTGGCACGAGACCTCTTCTAATGGAGAGTGATGTGGTTCTGCTGACGGGAGTTTCTCTTGTCACTCTGTTTATGCTTGCGGTATCTTGCGGCGCGGTATTTCTGGACCGGCATGTGCTGGAGCGTATGGCCTATCATGATCCCCTGACAGAGCTGCCGAACCGGCACGGGCTGGAACGTTACTTCAAAGGCGAATTTTTTGGCGGGCACTCGGGTGCGGTGTTTTTTGTCGATCTGGACCGGTTCAAATCGATTAATGATACCTTGGGACATGATATCGGGGACATGCTGCTCCAGGAAGTTGCGGGGAGATTGCGGTGTGTGATCAGCGCCAAGGGCAAAGTTTTCCGGCTGGGCGGGGATGAATTTCTGATTGCCCTGCCGGTCTGCACCATGGAAGATGCCCGGGAGGAAGCACAGCATATTCTGCGGGAATTGAAGAAGGCCTACAGCATTGAGGGCAATGAACTGTATGTTACAGCGAGTGTCGGCATCAGTATGACTCCGCTGCACGGAACAGACCGCTCTGCGCTGATGAAGGCGGCGGACACCGCGCTGTATACCTCCAAGGACTCCGGCAAAAATAAATTCAGTGTGTTCGATCAGGAAATGAACCGCCACCAGCTCCGGCGGATGTCGCTGGAGAAGGATCTGCGGAAGGCGCTGGCCCGTTCAGAATTCATGGTCGTCTACCAGCCGAAATGGGATTCGCTCATGAATGTAACCGTCGGGCTGGAGGCGCTGCTGCGCTGGAGGCATCCGGAACATGGCATTATTTCGCCTGCCGAATTCATTCCCATCGCCGAGGAGACCGGACTTATTGTCCCGATCACGTATTGGATGCTGCATGATGTATGCGGCCAGAATAAGCTCTGGCACAAAGCCTGCGTAGCCAACGTTGCCGTCTCCATTAACATGTCGGCCCGGATGTTTGAGGGCGGCAGCCTCTATGATGTGGTCGAAGAGGCGCTGGTCCGCTCCGGCCTGGAGCCGCATTTCCTGGAGCTGGAGATTACGGAGTCCATCGCCATGAACAATATGGAAGAGACGGTAGCGCAGCTCTCCAAGCTGCGGAATCTCGGAGTCAGGGTATCGCTGGACGACTTCGGCACCGGCTTCTCCTCCCTCGGGAACCTGGATGAAATTCCGGTGAACACGCTGAAGATTGACCAGGTATTCATCCGCAAGAGCAAGATGCATTCCAAGAAGGCCATCATCAGCAATATTATTGCCATCGCCAGCAACCTCAACATGGAGGTTGTCGCCGAAGGTGTAGAAACACCTGAGCAGATTGAACTGTTGCAGTCCCTGGGCTGCCGGGTAATGCAGGGCTTTTATTACGGGAGGCCCATGCCTGTCAGTGAGCTGGGGCAGTGGTTCATAGAGAATACGGCGTGA
- a CDS encoding dicarboxylate/amino acid:cation symporter, whose translation MNNIDNNLLSAIETNWQGFVISIFVFGILFLLARKRIGFGTRVLLGLGIGLIAGIFFQYFDLETEAIKTFGSIYVSLIRMLVIPLVFILVLNSISSLTNLEYLRKIGIKTFAWFLGTTGVASIIGLSVALLFNPGKGIQQAVPEGFKAREIPTFSQVILDLVPSNPVNEAATGKVVPLLIFAIFLAVAIIKVGSKKPEAVKPVRDLIESLTTVLHQVVKFVIRLTPYGVFALIAGITARYGWETLQELGSVIITSYVALIIHFVLIFGGLVLLVAKVNPLRFFRKIYPTLTVAFTTRSSYATLPVNLEVITKRLHVSPRIASFVAPLGASVNFNGCGGIWPAIVAVFTAQVFGIHLTVTDYVTLVLVSIISSIGVAGVPGPAVISTTVVLTALGLPLEGIAIVAGVEALIDMGRTAVNATGTTVTALLVANSEGEFDREAFNRGDDDEEILLNAV comes from the coding sequence ATGAACAATATTGATAACAACCTGTTGTCTGCTATTGAGACGAACTGGCAAGGTTTCGTGATTTCCATTTTTGTGTTTGGCATTCTATTTCTATTGGCGCGTAAACGGATCGGATTTGGTACCCGTGTTCTTCTGGGTCTCGGCATCGGTCTGATAGCCGGCATTTTCTTTCAATATTTTGATTTGGAGACTGAGGCCATTAAGACGTTTGGCAGCATTTATGTCAGTTTGATCCGGATGCTCGTGATTCCCCTGGTATTCATCCTGGTCCTGAACAGTATTTCATCTTTAACCAATCTGGAGTATTTGCGCAAAATAGGTATAAAAACCTTCGCCTGGTTCCTGGGGACAACCGGTGTCGCTTCGATTATCGGCTTGTCGGTAGCCCTGCTGTTCAATCCCGGGAAGGGCATTCAGCAAGCGGTGCCGGAAGGGTTCAAGGCCCGTGAAATCCCTACCTTCTCACAGGTCATACTGGATCTGGTGCCCTCTAATCCCGTCAATGAGGCCGCAACCGGCAAGGTCGTCCCCCTTCTGATCTTTGCTATCTTCCTGGCTGTAGCGATTATCAAGGTCGGCTCCAAAAAACCGGAGGCCGTCAAGCCGGTCCGCGATCTCATTGAATCATTGACCACTGTCCTGCATCAGGTAGTCAAGTTTGTCATCCGCCTGACTCCATATGGAGTCTTTGCGCTGATCGCGGGAATTACAGCACGGTATGGCTGGGAGACCCTGCAGGAGTTGGGCAGCGTCATCATCACCTCCTATGTTGCGCTTATCATTCATTTTGTCCTCATTTTTGGAGGGCTGGTGCTGCTTGTTGCCAAAGTCAATCCCTTGCGCTTTTTCCGCAAGATATATCCTACCCTCACCGTGGCCTTCACCACCAGAAGCAGCTATGCAACGCTGCCGGTTAACCTGGAGGTCATCACGAAGCGGCTGCATGTCTCCCCGCGCATTGCCAGCTTTGTCGCGCCTCTGGGGGCTTCTGTCAACTTTAATGGCTGCGGCGGAATCTGGCCTGCGATCGTGGCTGTTTTTACAGCCCAGGTGTTTGGCATCCACTTGACCGTAACCGACTATGTGACCCTTGTACTGGTGAGCATCATTTCTTCCATAGGTGTGGCGGGTGTACCCGGTCCGGCAGTTATTTCTACAACAGTTGTATTGACCGCACTGGGACTGCCTCTTGAAGGCATTGCCATTGTGGCGGGGGTAGAAGCTCTCATTGATATGGGGCGTACTGCTGTAAATGCGACAGGAACAACCGTCACCGCACTTCTGGTGGCCAACTCGGAAGGTGAATTTGACCGCGAGGCCTTCAACCGGGGAGATGATGATGAAGAAATCCTGCTGAATGCTGTGTAA
- a CDS encoding Gfo/Idh/MocA family protein, with product MTQKLRWGIMGCAQIATGSVMPAIQESETGIIQAVASRGLDKSSAVAEEFGVAQAYGSYEELLADPDVDAVYIPLPNHLHREWVIRAAEAGKHVLCEKPIALNSQEAAEMVEACRKAGVHLAEAYMYRHHPRIAEVQEIIASGEIGDLRSIRGTFTYNDAGDTSNIRFKSAWGGGSLYDVGCYPLSAARLLFGTEPEAATVQAIFSPEHDNVDMMASGLVEFPGGVSLIFDCGMWAYNRQLLEVLGTEGRIELPMPFNARFDDAEFFVYSGGEVRRARATGANPYVCQADNFAAAVFGAAPVVAAEDPVLNMALIETCLASARTRQRISLKQG from the coding sequence ATGACACAAAAGCTGCGTTGGGGAATTATGGGCTGTGCGCAAATCGCAACAGGCTCGGTTATGCCGGCCATCCAGGAATCGGAGACGGGAATCATTCAGGCGGTGGCGAGCCGGGGGCTGGACAAGAGCAGCGCCGTCGCTGAGGAATTCGGCGTGGCACAGGCCTACGGCAGCTATGAGGAGCTGCTGGCTGATCCGGATGTTGATGCGGTATATATTCCGCTACCGAACCATCTGCACCGCGAATGGGTCATCCGCGCGGCAGAAGCAGGTAAGCATGTGCTGTGTGAAAAGCCGATTGCCCTGAACAGCCAGGAGGCGGCAGAGATGGTGGAAGCCTGCCGGAAGGCGGGCGTGCATCTGGCCGAAGCTTATATGTACCGGCATCACCCGCGGATTGCCGAAGTGCAGGAGATTATCGCCAGCGGCGAGATCGGCGATCTGCGGTCCATCCGGGGGACTTTTACATATAACGATGCCGGAGATACGTCTAACATCCGCTTCAAATCGGCTTGGGGCGGAGGCTCCCTGTACGATGTCGGCTGTTACCCGCTCAGTGCGGCGCGGCTGTTGTTCGGAACGGAGCCGGAAGCGGCAACCGTACAGGCGATCTTTTCCCCTGAGCATGACAATGTGGATATGATGGCCTCCGGACTGGTTGAGTTTCCCGGCGGTGTCAGCCTGATCTTCGACTGCGGCATGTGGGCCTACAACCGGCAGCTGCTGGAGGTGCTCGGGACGGAAGGGCGGATTGAGCTTCCGATGCCGTTTAACGCCAGATTCGATGATGCCGAATTTTTTGTATATTCCGGCGGGGAAGTCAGACGCGCCCGGGCAACGGGAGCCAATCCGTATGTCTGCCAGGCGGATAATTTCGCCGCCGCTGTCTTCGGCGCAGCACCTGTGGTTGCTGCGGAGGACCCGGTGCTGAACATGGCGCTGATTGAGACCTGCCTGGCATCGGCACGGACACGGCAGCGAATCAGCCTGAAGCAGGGATGA